From one Chryseobacterium sp. 3008163 genomic stretch:
- a CDS encoding peptidylprolyl isomerase, which produces MAILGQIRSRPWLLMGMIALALLAFLVNPESLDKVFGKNPDILGKVNGEKITREEYNDQLFVLQQQAEQQQQPKTGLEEQAWQLLVQSKLVKQQFEKMGFEMTDDLFWNQIQFDQMFAQNQQLFDEKGNFKLQELKKEIETLQNTNPEGYAQWLKTKKTIEYRIMARQVFANISTGITTGKKEAEELMKERDQLADIDFVKVDYASYLQKNKIKVTTEDLKKYIDQHPIMFKTEPSRNLGIVFFPSQPSPADDAAVLKDITKVFSVGTDESGGKENFMNTTNDSMFVMANSDIPFNSQYVSASQMPQGLKGKLETAAIGQTFGPYKEQNLYVVSKLIDKKKASDSVTSSHILIAYKGAERSTATRTKEQAKKIADSLLAGIKASPLKFGEDLKLSDEPNAVERKGSVGWTTSQSQFAPEYLDFLRKNDVGNIGLAETSFGYHIIKVDDKKLGYKVAHLVKSIKPSDATEATVDKNARRFIQQIQGKSFNDFVNIAKKSNYQYSNAKSTKRFDGQLQGLGTDKDAEIITWAFDKKREKGDTEFFTVEGTGDKVVVYLNGKQEKGLADPESVRDQIETVVQNKLAAKQISDKIGKATSLDQVAKTFATTKQSAQVNLLNPSVAGAMEPKVAGAAFGVKKGAISNAIEGGTGVYVLVKKNETINKQAGDAKQFTESVTQRNAGMFGQAWLKSLQDNADIDDYRIEIWSKLGNQQ; this is translated from the coding sequence ATGGCAATTTTAGGACAGATTAGGAGTAGACCTTGGCTTTTGATGGGAATGATCGCATTGGCGCTATTGGCGTTTTTGGTAAACCCAGAAAGTCTCGATAAAGTTTTTGGAAAAAATCCTGATATTTTAGGAAAAGTAAATGGTGAGAAGATTACTCGTGAGGAGTATAATGACCAGCTTTTCGTATTACAGCAGCAGGCTGAGCAACAGCAACAACCAAAAACCGGACTTGAAGAGCAGGCTTGGCAATTGCTTGTGCAATCAAAATTGGTAAAGCAGCAATTTGAAAAAATGGGATTTGAAATGACAGACGATTTGTTCTGGAACCAAATTCAGTTTGATCAGATGTTTGCTCAAAATCAACAGCTTTTTGACGAAAAAGGTAATTTCAAGCTTCAGGAATTGAAGAAAGAAATTGAAACTCTACAAAATACAAACCCTGAAGGATATGCTCAGTGGTTGAAAACCAAAAAAACAATCGAATACAGAATCATGGCAAGACAAGTGTTTGCTAATATTTCTACAGGTATTACGACTGGTAAAAAAGAGGCTGAGGAATTAATGAAAGAAAGAGATCAGTTAGCTGATATCGATTTTGTAAAAGTTGATTACGCTTCTTATCTTCAAAAAAATAAAATCAAAGTTACTACTGAAGATTTAAAGAAATACATCGACCAGCATCCTATAATGTTCAAAACTGAGCCTAGCAGAAACTTGGGAATTGTATTTTTCCCTTCACAGCCAAGCCCGGCAGATGATGCAGCGGTATTGAAAGATATTACCAAAGTATTCTCTGTAGGTACAGACGAAAGCGGCGGAAAAGAGAACTTCATGAATACTACAAACGATTCTATGTTTGTAATGGCAAATTCTGATATTCCTTTCAATAGCCAATATGTTTCAGCTAGCCAAATGCCTCAAGGTTTAAAAGGTAAATTGGAAACTGCTGCGATTGGTCAGACTTTTGGTCCATACAAAGAACAAAACTTATATGTTGTTTCTAAATTGATTGATAAGAAAAAAGCTTCAGATTCTGTGACTTCTAGCCATATTCTTATTGCATATAAAGGAGCTGAAAGATCTACTGCTACAAGAACAAAAGAACAAGCGAAGAAAATTGCAGATAGTTTATTAGCTGGAATAAAAGCTAGTCCTTTAAAATTTGGAGAAGATTTAAAATTATCAGACGAGCCTAATGCTGTTGAAAGAAAAGGAAGCGTGGGATGGACTACTTCTCAAAGTCAATTTGCACCTGAATACTTAGATTTTTTACGTAAAAACGATGTTGGTAACATTGGTTTAGCTGAAACTTCTTTTGGATATCATATCATAAAAGTTGATGACAAAAAATTAGGTTACAAAGTAGCGCACTTAGTAAAATCTATCAAGCCTTCTGATGCTACAGAAGCTACAGTTGATAAAAATGCAAGAAGATTCATTCAGCAAATTCAAGGGAAGTCATTCAATGATTTTGTTAATATTGCTAAAAAATCAAACTATCAATATTCAAACGCAAAATCGACTAAGAGATTTGACGGTCAGCTACAAGGTTTAGGAACTGATAAAGATGCTGAAATCATCACTTGGGCATTTGATAAGAAAAGAGAAAAAGGAGATACAGAATTCTTTACAGTAGAAGGAACAGGAGATAAAGTAGTAGTTTACTTAAACGGAAAACAGGAAAAAGGTCTTGCTGATCCTGAATCTGTAAGAGATCAAATCGAAACTGTTGTTCAGAATAAATTAGCTGCGAAGCAGATTTCTGATAAAATAGGTAAGGCTACGAGCCTAGATCAGGTTGCTAAAACTTTTGCTACTACTAAGCAATCTGCGCAGGTTAATTTACTAAACCCATCAGTTGCAGGAGCAATGGAGCCTAAAGTTGCAGGTGCTGCATTCGGAGTTAAAAAGGGCGCAATTTCTAACGCTATCGAAGGTGGAACAGGAGTTTATGTTTTAGTTAAAAAGAACGAAACAATCAACAAACAAGCAGGAGATGCTAAACAGTTTACAGAATCTGTTACGCAGAGAAATGCAGGAATGTTTGGTCAGGCTTGGTTGAAGAGTTTACAAGATAACGCAGACATCGATGATTATAGAATCGAAATCTGGAGCAAGCTTGGAAATCAACAATAA
- the lon gene encoding endopeptidase La, protein MTEFEDINFDEILGDGFDIVAEEINLSDIDESAKNSEQIIFPILPVRNMVMFPNVVIPITAGRKTSIQLLEEAQQNGDFIGIVSQKSSDIEQPTEKDFYQIGTLAKIIKIIKLPEGNVTAITKGFHRFKIKKITGSKPYFKAEITRLKDSKPKNKEEYEALLENVKDLALKIIELDPNIPNAANFAIKNINSNDDLLNFICTNASFPYAEKQKLLEEKSLMERANKCYEMMHEDFRKLELRNQIHQKTSKDLDKQQREYFLNQQIRTIQDELGGGPESDVEDLLKKGSEKKWKPEVEEHFQKEIGRLQRQNPNSPDYNVQRNYLDFFTDLPWETFTKDTFDIEKAEKVLDKAHFGLEDIKKRILEHMAVLKLKNNMKSPILLLVGPPGVGKTSLGKSVADALGRKYVRVSLGGLHDESEIRGHRKTYIGAMAGRILQSIKKSGTSNPVIVLDEIDKVGKGMHGDPSSALLEVLDPEQNNAFYDNFLEMGYDLSKVMFLATANSLSTIQTPLLDRMEIIQIAGYTLEEKIEIAKRHLIKKQQEENGLTAKSFKLGNPELKHIIEAHTSESGVRSLEKRIAGIARWVALQTAMMKEYDAKISVEKVDEILGVPRPKSLSELTDVPGVVTGLAWTSVGGDILFIESITSNGKGNLTMTGNLGTVMKESATIALEYIKAKHEDLGITEDDLEKKNIHVHVPEGATPKDGPSAGIAMLTSMVSTFRNKKVRPHLAMTGEITLRGKVLPVGGIKEKLLAATRAGIKEVILCEANRKDVEEIKQDYLKNLKVNYVNWMTEVLELAIEK, encoded by the coding sequence ATGACAGAATTTGAAGATATAAATTTTGATGAAATCTTGGGCGACGGATTTGATATTGTAGCCGAAGAGATCAATCTTTCTGATATTGACGAAAGCGCAAAAAACTCTGAACAGATTATTTTCCCGATACTTCCTGTAAGAAATATGGTGATGTTCCCGAATGTGGTCATCCCTATTACTGCCGGAAGAAAAACCTCTATACAACTTCTTGAAGAAGCTCAGCAAAATGGCGATTTCATTGGAATCGTAAGCCAGAAAAGCTCTGATATTGAGCAGCCTACGGAAAAAGATTTTTACCAGATTGGTACTTTAGCCAAAATCATTAAGATCATTAAACTTCCTGAAGGAAACGTTACTGCCATCACTAAGGGTTTCCACAGATTTAAAATAAAAAAAATCACAGGCAGCAAACCTTATTTTAAAGCTGAAATTACAAGACTAAAAGATTCGAAACCAAAAAACAAAGAAGAATATGAGGCTTTGCTGGAAAATGTAAAAGATTTAGCCTTAAAAATAATTGAGCTTGACCCTAATATTCCAAATGCAGCCAATTTTGCGATAAAAAATATCAACAGTAATGATGATTTATTAAATTTCATCTGCACCAATGCAAGTTTTCCTTACGCAGAAAAACAAAAATTGTTGGAGGAAAAAAGCCTCATGGAAAGAGCCAACAAGTGTTACGAAATGATGCATGAGGATTTCAGAAAGCTGGAATTGAGAAATCAAATCCATCAGAAAACTTCAAAAGATCTTGACAAACAGCAAAGAGAATATTTCCTGAACCAGCAGATCAGAACCATTCAGGATGAGTTGGGTGGCGGTCCGGAAAGCGATGTAGAAGATTTATTAAAAAAAGGAAGCGAAAAAAAGTGGAAACCTGAAGTTGAAGAGCATTTCCAAAAAGAAATTGGAAGATTACAGAGACAAAACCCAAATTCTCCCGATTACAATGTTCAGAGAAATTACTTGGATTTCTTCACAGATCTTCCTTGGGAAACCTTTACCAAAGACACTTTCGATATAGAAAAAGCCGAGAAAGTTTTAGATAAAGCTCATTTTGGTTTAGAAGATATTAAGAAAAGAATTTTGGAACACATGGCTGTTTTAAAATTAAAAAACAACATGAAATCCCCAATTTTATTATTGGTAGGACCTCCGGGAGTTGGTAAAACCTCTCTTGGAAAGTCGGTTGCCGATGCTTTAGGTAGAAAATACGTTCGTGTTTCATTGGGCGGACTTCATGACGAAAGTGAAATTCGTGGTCACAGAAAGACTTATATCGGTGCGATGGCAGGAAGAATTCTTCAATCCATTAAAAAATCCGGGACATCAAATCCTGTGATTGTTTTAGACGAAATTGATAAAGTAGGAAAAGGAATGCATGGCGATCCAAGTTCAGCGCTGCTTGAAGTTCTTGACCCCGAACAAAACAATGCTTTCTATGATAATTTCCTTGAAATGGGGTATGATTTGTCTAAAGTGATGTTTTTGGCTACTGCAAACTCTTTGTCAACGATCCAAACTCCGCTTTTAGACAGAATGGAAATCATTCAGATTGCGGGTTATACTTTAGAGGAAAAAATTGAGATCGCCAAGAGACATTTAATTAAAAAGCAGCAGGAAGAAAACGGTTTGACGGCAAAATCTTTCAAATTAGGAAATCCTGAGCTAAAACATATTATTGAAGCACATACTTCAGAAAGCGGTGTGAGATCTTTAGAAAAAAGAATCGCAGGAATTGCTCGTTGGGTTGCCCTGCAAACCGCTATGATGAAAGAATATGATGCTAAAATTTCTGTCGAAAAAGTAGATGAAATTTTAGGAGTTCCAAGACCGAAAAGCTTGTCTGAATTAACAGACGTTCCAGGTGTAGTAACCGGATTGGCTTGGACAAGTGTTGGAGGTGACATTTTATTTATTGAAAGCATTACCAGCAACGGAAAAGGAAATCTTACCATGACCGGAAATCTGGGAACGGTAATGAAAGAATCTGCGACGATTGCTTTAGAATATATTAAAGCTAAACACGAAGATTTAGGAATTACAGAAGATGATTTAGAAAAGAAAAATATTCACGTGCATGTTCCAGAAGGCGCAACCCCCAAAGACGGACCTTCTGCCGGAATCGCAATGCTGACTTCAATGGTTTCTACCTTCAGAAATAAAAAAGTAAGACCTCATCTGGCAATGACCGGTGAAATTACCCTGAGAGGAAAAGTACTTCCTGTAGGCGGAATTAAAGAAAAACTTCTTGCCGCAACAAGAGCAGGAATTAAAGAAGTAATCCTTTGTGAAGCCAACAGAAAAGATGTGGAAGAAATCAAACAGGATTATCTGAAAAACCTGAAAGTAAACTACGTGAATTGGATGACTGAAGTTCTTGAACTTGCTATCGAAAAATAA